In one Dehalogenimonas formicexedens genomic region, the following are encoded:
- the rpmF gene encoding 50S ribosomal protein L32, translating into MPLPKRKTTKSRQGDRRSHLHLVAQELIECPQCHQPKLPHVACPSCGTYDGRVVLDVETKVKKKAEKAAQAEKAAKGEAAEAEVKAAKPEKTKKEKAAKAEKPEKEKKAKAEKPAKAAEAAEKPAKVKKEKKKEA; encoded by the coding sequence ATGCCTTTACCCAAACGGAAGACTACCAAATCACGCCAGGGTGATCGCCGCAGCCACCTTCACCTGGTAGCCCAGGAACTGATTGAGTGCCCGCAGTGCCACCAGCCGAAACTGCCGCACGTCGCCTGCCCTTCCTGCGGCACCTACGACGGGCGCGTTGTATTGGATGTTGAGACCAAGGTAAAAAAGAAGGCTGAGAAGGCTGCCCAGGCTGAAAAAGCCGCCAAGGGCGAAGCCGCTGAAGCTGAGGTCAAAGCCGCCAAACCCGAGAAGACCAAGAAGGAAAAAGCGGCCAAGGCTGAAAAGCCTGAAAAAGAGAAAAAAGCCAAAGCTGAGAAACCAGCTAAAGCCGCGGAAGCCGCTGAAAAACCGGCGAAGGTAAAAAAGGAAAAGAAGAAAGAGGCCTAA
- the fabG gene encoding 3-oxoacyl-[acyl-carrier-protein] reductase, whose protein sequence is MKRLEGKVALITGAGRGIGAAIARRFAAEGASVVLNSLSDSAARIAEEIIASGGKASFVHGDVSKAEDVARVIEAATTHFGRLDILVNNAGITRDNLLMRMTEEDWDAVIDTNLKSVYLCTKAAIRPMLRSKSGGRIINLSSVIGLSGNAGQANYAASKAGIIGLTKSMAKELASRQITVNAIAPGFIVSDMTSGISEEAKEALVKRIPLGSLGTVDDVAAVAAFLASDEAKYITGQTITVDGGMTL, encoded by the coding sequence CTGAAAAGGCTCGAGGGTAAGGTCGCCCTGATAACGGGCGCTGGCCGGGGCATCGGCGCTGCCATCGCCCGCCGTTTCGCCGCTGAGGGCGCCTCGGTAGTTCTGAACAGCCTGTCGGACAGCGCCGCCAGGATAGCGGAAGAGATTATAGCTTCAGGCGGTAAAGCTTCGTTCGTACATGGTGATGTTTCCAAAGCGGAAGATGTCGCCAGGGTGATAGAAGCGGCGACAACACATTTCGGCCGCCTGGATATTCTCGTAAACAATGCCGGAATCACCCGTGACAACCTCCTTATGCGCATGACCGAGGAGGATTGGGACGCGGTGATCGATACCAATTTAAAAAGCGTTTACCTTTGCACCAAAGCAGCTATCCGCCCGATGCTCAGAAGCAAAAGCGGCGGCAGAATTATCAATCTGTCGAGCGTTATCGGGCTCTCGGGGAACGCGGGACAAGCCAATTACGCCGCGTCTAAAGCCGGTATTATAGGTTTGACCAAATCCATGGCTAAAGAGCTGGCTTCCCGGCAAATCACCGTCAACGCCATCGCCCCAGGCTTCATCGTCAGCGACATGACTTCCGGGATCAGCGAAGAGGCCAAAGAAGCTCTTGTTAAGCGGATTCCCCTGGGTTCGCTGGGAACCGTGGATGACGTTGCCGCCGTCGCCGCGTTCCTGGCTTCGGATGAGGCTAAATACATCACCGGCCAAACCATCACCGTCGACGGTGGCATGACTCTCTAG
- a CDS encoding stage II sporulation protein M, with the protein MSLRRWLLIAAALFCAGLVIGLLLPDSAADSIEQTFKDIAGNAASAEGFGLFVLLLLNNTLAVGASFLFSPIFLILPVVSLLMNGALITVVARLTLQDHSLAFLAAGILPHGIIEIPAYLLAQAAAICFGFNVLKAIFDTQRRSEAGPVLIKCLKWLGLAIILLISAALIEAFITPLLLGLFN; encoded by the coding sequence ATGAGCTTGAGGCGCTGGTTGCTTATCGCGGCGGCGCTATTCTGCGCCGGGCTGGTAATCGGGCTTTTACTGCCGGACAGCGCCGCTGATTCGATCGAGCAGACTTTCAAGGACATCGCCGGGAACGCCGCCTCCGCCGAGGGGTTCGGCCTATTTGTTTTGCTCCTGTTGAACAACACGCTGGCCGTAGGGGCCAGCTTCTTATTCAGCCCGATTTTCCTTATTTTACCTGTCGTTTCACTGCTGATGAACGGCGCCCTGATCACCGTCGTCGCCAGGCTCACCCTCCAGGACCATTCCCTGGCCTTTCTGGCTGCCGGCATACTGCCCCACGGCATCATCGAAATTCCCGCTTACCTGCTGGCTCAAGCGGCGGCGATCTGTTTCGGCTTCAATGTGCTGAAGGCCATTTTCGATACGCAGCGAAGGTCTGAAGCCGGCCCGGTGCTCATAAAATGCCTGAAATGGCTTGGGCTGGCGATAATCCTGCTTATCTCTGCGGCGCTGATCGAAGCTTTTATCACCCCGCTGCTCCTGGGACTGTTCAATTAA
- the xerD gene encoding site-specific tyrosine recombinase XerD: protein MKTDIENFLNYLMVEKGFSGNTKEAYHNDLCQLADFAGNCLSNRGAQHLWDNFNRQDMLSYLLDLKERKYAVTTVVRKLAAAKSFFGFMIEEKKVRQNPTDNIESPKVGKPLPGAISVGQVKLLLEQPVKLSAPEAKRDRAMLELLYASGMRVSELINLNVEDVDCDEGQVRCFGKGQKERIVPIYPQAARATAEYVNEVRHRLQRDESEKALFLNRRGERLTRQGLWQILKEYARAAGLADQVTPHTLRHSFATHMLNGGADLRSVQELLGHANISTTQIYTHLTSDHIRRAYDSAHPRAKK, encoded by the coding sequence TTGAAAACTGACATCGAGAATTTTCTGAACTACCTGATGGTCGAAAAAGGCTTTTCGGGGAACACCAAGGAAGCCTACCATAATGACCTGTGCCAGCTTGCAGACTTTGCCGGCAATTGCCTCTCCAACCGCGGCGCCCAGCACCTGTGGGATAATTTCAACCGGCAAGACATGCTTTCATACCTCCTTGACCTCAAGGAGAGAAAGTACGCTGTCACCACCGTCGTCAGGAAATTGGCGGCAGCCAAGAGTTTTTTCGGTTTCATGATCGAAGAAAAGAAAGTACGGCAGAATCCGACCGATAACATCGAATCGCCCAAAGTGGGCAAGCCCCTCCCCGGCGCCATTTCAGTGGGCCAAGTCAAGCTCCTGCTGGAACAGCCGGTCAAGTTATCTGCCCCGGAAGCCAAGCGCGACCGGGCGATGCTGGAACTGCTCTACGCCAGCGGCATGCGCGTGTCTGAACTCATCAACCTCAACGTCGAAGACGTCGACTGCGACGAAGGTCAGGTGAGGTGTTTCGGCAAGGGACAGAAGGAACGCATCGTGCCGATCTATCCCCAGGCTGCCCGGGCAACCGCCGAATACGTGAATGAAGTGCGCCATCGCCTGCAACGCGATGAGTCCGAAAAAGCCCTCTTCCTAAACCGCCGCGGCGAACGCCTTACCCGCCAGGGTCTGTGGCAGATACTCAAGGAATACGCCAGGGCCGCGGGCCTGGCAGACCAGGTAACTCCGCATACGCTGCGGCACAGCTTTGCCACCCACATGCTGAACGGCGGCGCCGACCTCCGTTCGGTACAGGAGTTGCTCGGCCACGCGAACATCTCGACAACCCAGATCTATACCCACCTGACTTCGGACCACATCCGAAGGGCTTACGACAGCGCGCATCCGAGAGCCAAAAAATAA
- the purF gene encoding amidophosphoribosyltransferase: MTGLITPLTESPREECGVFGIYAPGEEVSRISFFALFALQHRGQESSGIATADGYTIRNYARMGLVSQVFSEPVLNQLTGHMAIGHNRYSTSGSSVSCNAQPIIAGEGEFQIALAHNGNITNAAELRRELDELGYIFKSSTDSEVIANLIISAPYIDMIERIRYAMGRLQGAYSITMLTKETLYAFRDPLGVRPLCLGSIGNGGSVIASETCALGHIGAELVREIEPGEIIRIDPNGIESYKEESGRRALCIFEYIYFARPDSIMNDRLLYSARQAMGAELAKEHPVDADIVVGVPDSATAAGAGYALASGIPPAEGLIKNRYMGRTFIEPTQRIRDLGVKLKFNPLQSILSGKRVVLVDDSIVRGTTTPQVIKLLKKAGAKEVHMRVCAPPIQHPCFFGVDMATRRELIAARMSVPQIKDYIGADSLGYLSVDGLIRAVGAPKNKFCLACFTGEYPVPVQLEMDKFVLEGGSEKREDVIRVLDSEEIPAVSL, from the coding sequence GTGACAGGGCTGATAACCCCACTGACAGAGTCGCCGCGAGAAGAATGCGGCGTTTTCGGTATATACGCCCCCGGTGAAGAAGTCTCCCGAATTTCGTTCTTCGCCCTCTTCGCACTGCAACACCGCGGCCAGGAATCTTCCGGCATCGCCACCGCCGACGGCTACACCATCCGCAATTACGCCCGCATGGGCCTGGTATCGCAGGTCTTCTCCGAACCGGTCTTAAACCAGTTAACCGGTCATATGGCTATCGGCCATAACCGGTATTCGACATCAGGGTCGAGCGTTTCCTGCAACGCCCAGCCGATCATCGCCGGTGAAGGCGAATTCCAGATCGCCCTCGCCCACAACGGCAACATCACCAACGCCGCCGAACTCAGGCGCGAACTCGACGAACTTGGCTATATCTTCAAATCCAGTACCGATTCCGAGGTTATCGCCAATCTCATCATCTCGGCGCCCTATATCGACATGATAGAGCGCATCCGCTACGCCATGGGGCGGCTGCAGGGCGCCTATTCGATAACCATGCTAACCAAGGAAACGCTCTACGCCTTCCGCGATCCCCTGGGAGTGCGCCCTCTGTGCCTGGGCAGCATCGGCAACGGCGGCTCGGTCATCGCCTCCGAGACCTGCGCCCTGGGACATATCGGCGCCGAATTGGTCCGCGAGATCGAACCGGGCGAGATCATCCGCATCGATCCCAACGGCATTGAAAGTTACAAAGAAGAATCAGGCAGGCGCGCCCTGTGCATTTTCGAGTACATCTATTTCGCGCGCCCGGACAGCATCATGAACGACCGCCTGCTGTATTCGGCACGGCAGGCGATGGGCGCCGAACTGGCTAAAGAACACCCGGTCGATGCCGACATCGTCGTCGGCGTCCCGGATTCAGCCACCGCCGCCGGCGCTGGTTACGCCCTTGCAAGCGGTATTCCGCCGGCTGAAGGCCTGATCAAGAACCGCTACATGGGCAGGACGTTCATCGAACCCACACAGCGCATCCGCGATCTGGGCGTAAAATTGAAGTTCAACCCGTTGCAGTCCATCCTCTCGGGAAAGAGGGTGGTCCTGGTTGACGATTCCATCGTCCGCGGCACGACGACGCCGCAGGTCATCAAGCTTCTCAAAAAGGCCGGCGCCAAAGAGGTCCATATGAGGGTCTGCGCCCCGCCGATCCAGCACCCCTGCTTCTTCGGCGTAGACATGGCGACCCGCAGGGAACTCATCGCCGCCCGGATGAGCGTACCGCAGATCAAGGATTATATCGGCGCTGACTCCCTTGGTTATCTTTCTGTCGACGGCCTGATCCGCGCCGTGGGCGCGCCCAAGAACAAATTCTGCCTGGCGTGCTTTACCGGCGAATACCCGGTGCCGGTGCAGCTCGAAATGGACAAGTTTGTCCTCGAGGGCGGGTCGGAAAAACGGGAAGATGTCATCAGGGTGCTGGATTCGGAGGAAATTCCGGCCGTGAGTCTCTAA
- the fabD gene encoding ACP S-malonyltransferase, with amino-acid sequence MDKPRLAFVFPGQGAQAPGMGQDVYEEYDAAKAVFKAADERLGFAISELCFEGPEDKLKETAIAQPAIVTTSLAYLAALREMEVLPEPEFVAGHSLGEYTALAAAGVLDVADTVQLAALRGRMMHLAAIESPGTMSAVLGIDELSLKQVVAETGVYVANYNCPGQVVISGEKDKMTAAGEALMAKGAKVVPLAVSGAFHTPLMAPAADGLAKVIERLAFKDAAIPIIANTTGEPLTAADDIKAELLKQLTTSVYWQKSVEYMIAAGINTFVEIGPGKVLSGLIRRVNRDVKTINISDTQAIKNLQATTWT; translated from the coding sequence GTGGATAAACCCAGGTTGGCTTTCGTCTTCCCCGGCCAGGGCGCCCAGGCGCCGGGCATGGGACAGGACGTCTACGAGGAATACGACGCGGCTAAAGCCGTGTTCAAAGCCGCCGACGAACGGCTCGGCTTTGCCATCTCCGAACTTTGTTTCGAAGGCCCCGAAGACAAACTCAAAGAGACAGCTATTGCCCAGCCGGCTATCGTCACCACTAGTCTGGCCTATCTCGCTGCCCTCCGGGAGATGGAAGTTCTGCCCGAGCCGGAATTCGTCGCCGGCCACTCTCTGGGTGAATACACCGCCCTTGCCGCCGCCGGTGTCCTGGACGTCGCCGATACGGTGCAATTAGCCGCTCTTAGAGGCAGGATGATGCACCTTGCCGCGATCGAGTCCCCCGGCACGATGTCTGCGGTGCTAGGAATCGACGAACTTTCGCTGAAGCAGGTAGTCGCTGAGACCGGGGTTTATGTCGCCAACTACAACTGCCCGGGACAGGTAGTTATCTCGGGTGAAAAAGACAAGATGACCGCCGCGGGCGAGGCACTCATGGCCAAAGGCGCCAAAGTTGTTCCACTTGCCGTATCCGGCGCTTTTCACACGCCGCTCATGGCCCCAGCCGCCGACGGCCTGGCTAAGGTCATCGAACGGTTGGCATTCAAAGACGCCGCCATCCCGATTATCGCCAACACCACCGGGGAGCCTTTGACCGCCGCCGACGACATCAAGGCCGAGCTATTGAAACAACTGACCACCAGTGTCTACTGGCAGAAATCTGTCGAGTATATGATTGCCGCTGGAATCAATACCTTCGTTGAAATTGGCCCGGGGAAAGTTTTATCCGGACTCATCCGGCGGGTCAACCGTGACGTCAAAACTATAAACATCTCCGATACCCAGGCTATCAAGAACCTGCAGGCCACCACTTGGACCTGA
- the acpP gene encoding acyl carrier protein, whose translation MATVFERVKKIAVEQLSVEDKDVTLESKFTDDLGADSLDLVELIMALEEEFSTPEAKLEIPDEEAEKLLTVKDVVEYAKAKGIKDA comes from the coding sequence GTGGCCACAGTTTTTGAACGGGTTAAAAAGATCGCTGTTGAACAGCTCAGCGTTGAGGACAAGGACGTCACCCTTGAGTCCAAGTTCACCGACGACCTGGGCGCTGATTCCCTCGATTTGGTCGAGCTCATCATGGCCCTCGAAGAGGAGTTCTCCACACCGGAAGCCAAGCTGGAGATCCCTGATGAGGAAGCAGAGAAGCTGTTGACCGTCAAGGACGTCGTCGAATACGCCAAGGCGAAAGGCATAAAGGACGCCTAG
- the nusB gene encoding transcription antitermination factor NusB, which produces MTKRHEARALALKVLYEADVARHDPAVILDRQLVSSDLEAENQVFARGLVEGAQSNKAEADGIITRLAPAYPVAQLSPIDRNILRLAIYELLHDNTVPVRVAINEAVELAKDFGSDSSAKFINGVLSSVATLVQRQ; this is translated from the coding sequence ATGACCAAACGTCACGAAGCCCGCGCCCTCGCCCTGAAGGTCCTTTACGAAGCCGATGTCGCCCGACATGATCCCGCTGTCATTCTCGACCGCCAGCTTGTCTCGAGTGATCTTGAAGCTGAAAACCAGGTTTTCGCGCGCGGGCTGGTTGAGGGAGCCCAATCCAACAAAGCCGAGGCCGACGGCATCATCACCCGATTGGCTCCAGCTTATCCCGTAGCGCAGCTTTCCCCCATCGACAGGAACATCCTGCGGCTTGCAATCTACGAGCTTTTACACGATAATACTGTGCCTGTCAGGGTAGCCATAAACGAAGCCGTGGAACTGGCTAAGGACTTCGGCTCTGACAGTTCCGCCAAGTTTATTAACGGGGTGTTGAGTTCGGTGGCGACACTGGTTCAACGCCAATAA
- a CDS encoding YceD family protein has product MLSFNVAQLEKGLIGSTREYQIDDPLTVDGQNINVKGSVKFTRTNRSILVSTDLKTALPLECCRCLNQYECPLEVRFEEEFFPTLDVTSGLPLDVEDAEENFTIDEHHVLDLTEAIRQYVILAQPMKPLCRIDCPGIQTK; this is encoded by the coding sequence GTGCTGAGTTTTAATGTAGCTCAATTAGAGAAGGGGCTGATCGGCTCCACACGTGAATACCAGATTGACGACCCACTTACGGTGGACGGGCAGAATATCAACGTCAAGGGTTCGGTTAAGTTCACCCGGACCAATCGTTCCATCCTGGTTAGCACCGATCTGAAAACCGCCCTGCCGCTTGAGTGCTGCAGATGCCTTAACCAATACGAATGTCCGCTTGAGGTTCGGTTCGAGGAAGAGTTCTTCCCCACACTCGACGTCACCAGCGGGTTGCCTCTGGATGTCGAAGACGCCGAAGAAAATTTCACCATCGATGAGCATCACGTGCTGGACCTTACCGAAGCCATCCGCCAGTACGTCATTTTAGCCCAACCGATGAAGCCTCTGTGCCGGATTGATTGCCCCGGTATCCAAACAAAATAG
- the proB gene encoding glutamate 5-kinase: MNSEFCYKRIVIKLGTNLLTGGAGKLDREVMSGLVAQMAALVKRGVEITVVTSGAIAAGKEKLGLFKKNKDMPFKQVLASVGQNRLMNVYDSLFAEHGLTVAQALLTKSDLHDRSGYLNARNTLLALIELGVVTIVNENDVVAVDEIQEAKFGDNDNLSAMVANLVDADLLLILSDIDGLYTANPRTEPSATLIPVVEKVTQEIEALAGGVGSNVGTGGMITKIEAARLATSSGVRVIIASGHAPGVVERVITGESIGTHFLPHASPDARHRWLVSGLSSRGRIIIDGGAARAVARCSSLLPAGVKSVEGAFKRGDIVRLTDEAGTQVGYGITNYDAIDVDRIKGLHSEAIGVVLGHDFGDEIIHRNNLAVC, translated from the coding sequence ATGAACTCCGAATTCTGTTACAAGCGAATTGTCATCAAGCTGGGTACCAACCTCCTGACCGGCGGGGCGGGCAAGCTGGACCGGGAGGTGATGTCCGGATTGGTGGCCCAGATGGCCGCGCTTGTTAAACGCGGCGTTGAGATCACCGTGGTCACTTCCGGCGCTATCGCCGCGGGGAAGGAGAAGCTCGGGCTGTTCAAGAAGAACAAGGATATGCCGTTCAAGCAGGTCCTGGCTTCCGTCGGGCAGAACCGGCTGATGAACGTTTATGACAGCCTCTTCGCCGAACACGGCCTGACCGTTGCCCAGGCTTTGCTGACCAAGAGCGACCTGCATGACCGGTCGGGGTACCTGAACGCCCGGAACACTCTTCTGGCCCTGATCGAGCTCGGAGTGGTCACCATCGTCAACGAGAACGACGTCGTGGCGGTTGACGAGATCCAGGAAGCCAAGTTCGGCGACAACGATAATCTCTCGGCGATGGTGGCCAACCTGGTTGACGCCGACCTGCTTCTGATCCTCTCCGACATCGACGGGCTGTACACTGCCAACCCGCGCACGGAACCCAGTGCCACTCTGATACCCGTAGTTGAAAAGGTGACACAGGAAATCGAGGCGTTGGCTGGAGGTGTCGGCAGCAATGTAGGTACCGGCGGCATGATCACCAAGATCGAGGCGGCCAGGCTGGCGACCTCATCAGGGGTCCGGGTCATCATAGCCTCTGGGCATGCCCCTGGTGTCGTCGAGAGGGTAATCACCGGAGAAAGTATCGGGACGCATTTCCTACCGCATGCCAGCCCCGATGCCCGGCACCGTTGGCTGGTTTCGGGGTTATCCTCCCGGGGTAGGATCATCATCGACGGCGGGGCGGCCAGGGCGGTCGCCAGGTGCTCCAGCCTGCTGCCGGCCGGGGTTAAATCGGTCGAAGGCGCGTTCAAACGCGGCGATATCGTTCGCCTCACGGACGAAGCTGGAACGCAGGTCGGCTACGGTATTACCAACTATGATGCTATAGACGTCGACCGGATAAAAGGCCTTCATTCCGAAGCCATCGGCGTTGTCTTAGGCCACGATTTCGGAGACGAGATCATCCACCGGAATAATTTAGCGGTCTGCTGA
- a CDS encoding reductive dehalogenase, whose translation MRNFHATLSRRDFMKSLGLAGSGLGAAAVIAPSFHDLDEVLSSKPQSEWKNPWWVKERDYENPTIDVDWDMYPTPPVKDQEWGTEQTAKTNDLIKQLYGSNDSDELNKKWAQQGMQGMALRDQALENACTCCNNGLKTNFAGISPESLGVAKWQGSPEENLHMMRVASRFFGSYWSGSVELNQKTLKVIAARRDGLRRTTVFEAGAAYKATTTQVTIPKGSTNVFNWIIQHPQHALGTGPGSTNNPYGYFFATNTSARVRQFIQNLGYSQANPSVGSGAMSTLSGVTEMSRMGANVIVPSHGAMPRICDAAVTDLPLAYTPPVDSGIFRFCRTCKKCAENCPTGSMSLETEPSWDVADLMTNIGGLKHYYLNYATCNPFKSSMAPGYCGICLSGCVFRNFNDSMIHPVIQAVVTQTTIFDGFFTNMDRIVGYKANQAGDKAHQNDRYVDEWWNTIGPELGFLTHFGSHQ comes from the coding sequence ATGAGAAACTTTCATGCGACACTTTCTCGAAGGGATTTTATGAAGAGTCTCGGCTTAGCCGGTTCTGGGTTGGGCGCGGCCGCAGTAATTGCCCCTTCATTCCATGATTTAGATGAAGTACTTTCATCTAAACCCCAGAGTGAGTGGAAGAATCCGTGGTGGGTAAAAGAAAGAGATTACGAAAACCCCACCATCGATGTTGATTGGGATATGTACCCCACACCGCCGGTTAAAGATCAGGAGTGGGGCACGGAGCAGACTGCCAAAACTAATGATTTGATCAAGCAGTTGTATGGCAGCAATGATAGTGACGAACTAAACAAAAAATGGGCGCAACAAGGCATGCAGGGAATGGCCTTGAGAGATCAGGCCTTAGAAAATGCTTGTACTTGTTGTAACAACGGCCTTAAAACAAACTTTGCGGGTATCTCCCCTGAATCCCTAGGTGTGGCCAAATGGCAGGGCAGCCCTGAGGAAAACCTTCACATGATGCGCGTGGCCAGCCGATTTTTCGGTTCATATTGGTCTGGTTCTGTAGAGTTGAACCAAAAGACTCTGAAGGTCATAGCGGCCCGCAGGGATGGCTTACGCCGCACAACGGTATTCGAGGCTGGCGCTGCCTATAAGGCAACCACAACTCAGGTTACCATCCCCAAGGGTTCGACGAACGTGTTCAATTGGATTATCCAACATCCTCAACATGCTTTGGGCACCGGTCCTGGAAGCACAAACAATCCTTACGGCTATTTCTTTGCCACAAACACCTCTGCCCGCGTCCGGCAGTTTATCCAGAATTTGGGCTACAGCCAGGCCAACCCTTCGGTGGGCTCAGGGGCTATGTCTACCTTGTCCGGCGTTACCGAAATGTCACGCATGGGGGCAAATGTTATTGTGCCCAGCCACGGCGCTATGCCTCGCATCTGCGACGCTGCCGTGACGGATCTGCCGTTAGCATATACTCCGCCTGTTGACAGTGGCATTTTCAGATTCTGCAGGACTTGTAAGAAATGCGCAGAGAACTGTCCGACGGGTTCGATGAGTCTGGAAACCGAACCTTCCTGGGATGTCGCTGACCTGATGACAAATATCGGCGGTCTGAAACACTACTACCTGAATTACGCAACTTGTAATCCATTCAAGTCTTCGATGGCTCCGGGGTACTGCGGCATATGTCTCTCGGGTTGTGTTTTCCGCAACTTCAATGATTCGATGATTCATCCGGTGATCCAAGCGGTGGTAACTCAAACCACCATATTCGACGGCTTTTTCACTAATATGGATCGAATTGTTGGATACAAGGCGAACCAGGCAGGCGATAAAGCTCACCAAAATGACAGATATGTCGACGAATGGTGGAACACTATCGGACCTGAACTCGGGTTTCTTACGCACTTCGGATCGCACCAGTGA